Within the Pirellulales bacterium genome, the region CTCCTACTCCGCCGAGATGCGCGATCTCATTTCCCACGATGTGGTTCTTTTGGCAGGAAAGGTCGAGTCGGATGCCGCTTCCGCTACTGGCGACGAAACGGCACCTTTCGACGACGCATTCTTCCGCACCTCGAAAACGCAGGGCCGCTGTCGGACGATCAAACATTTCCCAATGATGTTGCAACCCCCAACCGGTATCGCCCTGCCATGGGTAGCGCTCTGCATGGCTGAACGTAAGTCCTCGAAAGACCAATCCCGTCGCGGGCCTGTCGATCGCACGATCGTCGTCGATCGTTCCTTCGACGCGCAGTAATTCTGTCAGCATCGGAGCCACGATATTTTCTCCGGGTTGCGCGCCGCGCGGCCAAAGGTATACCTTTCGCTCTGGCAAATTCACCGCCCACTCGCCCGGCTGATCGAGGACTTCCAGTACGTTTTCGACCCAGGCGCTGATTGGGACAAACTTGACCTTGCCAATCGGACGCGAGGCGGCAGCGCTCGTCGTGGCGATCTGCGTTTGTTCGTCAACCGAGGCCAGTGGTAAAATGCTCATTTCGTAATCGGCGGTCGGGATGACGAGGAGTTCGCCCTCTTTTAAATCGGGCCAGTCGTGCAAGGCACCAGCAGGAAACGTGAGCCGGTCCGGAGCGGTGGTCTTGTCGACCGAGTCGACCGGCGCGAAGCCCTCTCCCCTCGCCCTGGGAAGCCGAACGTCGCCGTCATATAGGGTGAACATTCGATCGATTTCAGGCGGAAGATCTGCGACCCACACGTTGCCCTGCGCGGCCGCGGGAAGATTTGCTGGCTCTTCGCGCGGACGTCGCCAGTTTCGCAGGGGAACGCCCGAGGTAAGAATCGGTCGTTCGTTTGGATAAGCCGCGTACGCAATCGTCCCACCCTGTGGTGCAGAGTCGTCACGCGAAAACACTAGCGTCTTCCTCAATCGATAGATGCCGCTTCGAATCAGGATGGTGGAATTGGGCTTGGCGGCGGTTTCTTTTTCTTTGCGCACCGCGTCGCGCGCTCGCGCGATCGTCGCGAAAGGGCCGTCGCTCTCGGCGTCGTTTGGCGCGGCTAAACGCCCCGACCAATCGTCGCGTCCGTTCTCGGCGACATAAAAGTCGGCCGGCACGTTTTCGATCGCCCCTTGAGATGCAACGGGCCGCGGGAAAGCGGCGAGAACCAGAACCACAAGAAGACGCCCTGCAAGTGATCCCACAGCTCCGATCGTCCTGTGCTGCGTGCTATGACGGGCCGGACCCAGCGTCGCTTGAGTACCCCAGAGCTTTTGAGAACGGTCGGTCATTGATGGCTTTAAATCGGGTTTTCAGAGCGGCGAAGAAGCCAGTGTAGACCAAAAATACTAGAGGATCGAACGCCGGCCAACCTGGCAATAGGGGGCTGAATTCGAGCACACCCTTGCCATGCCAGCAAGGCTACTCGCAAGGGGGGTATTGCAGCATCGCGGGTTGCGGTCCCTCTTCGGGTTCGCAATACTCACTTCGTGAAATCGGTAGAGTCGGCTCTTCCTTGTATCAGGATCAGTCACCAG harbors:
- a CDS encoding right-handed parallel beta-helix repeat-containing protein, whose protein sequence is MVLVLAAFPRPVASQGAIENVPADFYVAENGRDDWSGRLAAPNDAESDGPFATIARARDAVRKEKETAAKPNSTILIRSGIYRLRKTLVFSRDDSAPQGGTIAYAAYPNERPILTSGVPLRNWRRPREEPANLPAAAQGNVWVADLPPEIDRMFTLYDGDVRLPRARGEGFAPVDSVDKTTAPDRLTFPAGALHDWPDLKEGELLVIPTADYEMSILPLASVDEQTQIATTSAAASRPIGKVKFVPISAWVENVLEVLDQPGEWAVNLPERKVYLWPRGAQPGENIVAPMLTELLRVEGTIDDDRAIDRPATGLVFRGLTFSHAERYPWQGDTGWGLQHHWEMFDRPTAALRFRGAEECVVERCRFVASSGSGIRLDLSCQKNHIVGNEIAHLGGVGVLLAGYGPGAKDVNRGNEVSNNWIHHTGEIYWATPAIMIWQSGENRVANNLIHNIPYSAITVSTRAGWNREKPDADRTVRWSEIAEQELGDWQVREPYMHARRNIVERNEIHHIMEIMGDGDGVYISGTGRDNEIRHNYIHDNDSDGMADGIRCDDDQHETTIKGNIIYRTRCIGQGICSKGVNHIVNNIVADLLPSRRPIRPERVVRGYIGLEVNPVTGSRIERNIVVAQNNTCPPMIQNRRYGQAGEPRLRECQADYNLYYCFADSAWGRKHLQAEQEFGVEMHSLSTDPLFDNFDQGDLRLKPDSPALKLGFEQIEISKIGLRPDHPYAPPKARTALRSDERVHDAP